One window from the genome of Dyadobacter sp. CECT 9275 encodes:
- a CDS encoding DUF3823 domain-containing protein, translating into MKNIKSYISAVLLIFAATACSIDNYPSPDSQLYGTFLDVETNEPVEQDIIRGSTIEFIEHGYASQTKQTMIVKNDGTYRNNLIFSNTYTITPVRGNFVPAEPQEVAVKGETKLDFKIQPYIRVKEAKIEKVGNKVVATFKLQQTVINNVKKIGLYAHPEPSVGEPMRTVLADQEINAVVDPNKVYMLEIDIPSNSSNLKIGSQYFFRVGAIIDAPESKYNYAKAVRLML; encoded by the coding sequence ATGAAGAATATTAAATCATATATATCAGCCGTGCTGTTAATTTTTGCGGCAACAGCCTGTTCAATAGATAATTACCCCTCTCCGGATTCTCAGCTGTACGGAACGTTTCTGGACGTTGAAACAAACGAGCCGGTTGAGCAGGATATCATTCGCGGGAGTACAATCGAATTCATTGAACATGGATATGCCTCCCAGACCAAACAGACGATGATCGTCAAAAACGACGGTACTTACCGCAACAACCTCATCTTCTCTAATACCTATACGATTACGCCGGTCAGAGGTAATTTTGTACCTGCGGAACCTCAGGAAGTAGCGGTGAAAGGGGAAACAAAGCTTGATTTTAAAATACAGCCTTACATCAGGGTGAAGGAAGCAAAAATCGAAAAAGTGGGTAACAAAGTGGTTGCAACTTTCAAATTGCAGCAAACGGTCATCAATAACGTGAAAAAGATCGGCTTGTATGCCCACCCCGAGCCATCAGTGGGTGAACCCATGCGTACAGTCCTGGCAGATCAGGAAATTAATGCGGTTGTCGACCCCAATAAGGTGTACATGCTCGAAATCGACATTCCGTCAAACAGCAGTAATTTAAAAATCGGTAGTCAGTATTTTTTCCGTGTCGGAGCGATTATCGACGCCCCGGAATCAAAGTACAACTACGCCAAAGCAGTCAGACTTATGCTCTAA
- a CDS encoding RagB/SusD family nutrient uptake outer membrane protein, whose translation MKLFRYILLLPLLFSLSCADVLDKQPLDKLQGENLFSNPEGVKLYMANLYYQLPIEDFTFFRQGFNWNTGDPNNGGFAPAMVTDEAVHTEFGDFIGNDDFQWWDQGYKLIRDTNILIDIIPTLTVSEDETKALIGESAFIRAYAYFALAKRYGGVPLITSVQMYEGNVEALKVPRSTEKETWDFVLKECDLAIQNLAESWPGGERRATKWVAYALKARAALHAASLAKYGDRAPISGTAVDQKLVGLDKSAAAEYYKAAIEASEALINSGKFSLYKPTPASPEEAAENYRKLFEDPNIAPNEVIFIKGFARPGSGTGHNYGIWYQPNQTANGWPHPGRMNPTLDLIDAYESYTDPGKSAPVVTTEAGNDINDYNGFSASKNYKRYDDPAGIYKDKDARLWATAILPGTAWKGQKIIIQAGFIKPDGNPQLYGGEPINANGKTYYPYGAADRTQYSGFDTWGGNNTRTGVSFKKFLNEGVNVAPGWNQTVSDWADFRYAEILLIYAEAIVESGTGSSQNGAKALNDVRRRAGHTKDIPLTIDNVIRERRVELAFENKRFWDLIRRREYHTLFNNTVRHALVPVLDLRVSPAKYIFIRQAIQRMNPATFDYRQYYRYVPGIGANGLVQNPQY comes from the coding sequence ATGAAACTATTCAGATATATATTACTGCTGCCCCTTTTGTTTTCTCTGAGCTGTGCAGATGTGCTGGACAAGCAGCCGCTGGACAAATTGCAGGGCGAAAACCTGTTCTCAAATCCGGAAGGCGTAAAGCTTTACATGGCAAATCTTTATTATCAGCTACCCATAGAAGATTTTACATTTTTCAGACAGGGCTTTAACTGGAACACAGGCGATCCTAACAATGGTGGTTTTGCTCCTGCAATGGTAACGGACGAGGCCGTTCATACCGAGTTTGGTGATTTTATCGGTAACGATGATTTCCAGTGGTGGGACCAGGGCTATAAGCTGATCCGTGATACCAACATTCTTATTGATATTATACCAACACTTACTGTTTCGGAAGATGAGACGAAAGCTTTGATTGGCGAAAGCGCATTTATCCGTGCATACGCCTACTTTGCTTTGGCAAAACGCTACGGTGGTGTTCCCTTGATCACGTCTGTTCAAATGTATGAAGGGAATGTTGAGGCACTTAAAGTACCGAGAAGTACTGAAAAGGAGACCTGGGACTTCGTATTGAAAGAATGTGATTTAGCGATCCAGAATCTGGCCGAGTCGTGGCCAGGTGGAGAAAGACGCGCCACAAAATGGGTCGCCTATGCACTAAAAGCCAGAGCAGCATTACACGCCGCTTCCTTGGCAAAATACGGAGACAGAGCACCGATTTCCGGAACAGCGGTGGACCAAAAGCTGGTAGGGCTAGACAAATCAGCTGCTGCTGAATATTATAAAGCCGCCATTGAAGCTTCGGAAGCGCTGATTAATTCAGGTAAATTCTCATTGTACAAGCCAACGCCAGCATCTCCCGAAGAGGCTGCGGAGAATTATAGAAAGTTATTCGAAGACCCGAACATTGCGCCTAATGAGGTGATTTTTATTAAGGGTTTTGCAAGACCGGGCTCGGGTACAGGGCATAATTATGGTATCTGGTATCAGCCAAACCAAACTGCAAACGGCTGGCCGCATCCGGGGCGTATGAACCCTACGCTTGATTTGATCGATGCCTATGAAAGTTATACGGATCCTGGTAAAAGTGCCCCGGTTGTAACAACAGAGGCGGGCAATGATATCAATGACTACAACGGTTTTAGTGCTTCAAAAAATTACAAGCGCTACGACGACCCCGCGGGAATTTACAAAGATAAAGATGCGAGGCTTTGGGCTACCGCCATATTGCCGGGAACAGCCTGGAAAGGACAGAAAATCATTATTCAGGCCGGATTCATCAAACCGGACGGAAATCCGCAGCTTTACGGAGGCGAGCCGATCAATGCAAATGGGAAAACTTACTATCCTTACGGAGCGGCTGACCGTACCCAGTATTCCGGATTTGATACCTGGGGCGGCAATAATACCCGTACTGGTGTGAGTTTCAAGAAATTCCTGAATGAAGGTGTTAATGTGGCTCCGGGCTGGAATCAGACTGTTTCGGATTGGGCAGATTTTCGTTATGCCGAAATCCTCCTGATTTATGCAGAAGCGATTGTAGAAAGCGGAACGGGATCATCACAAAATGGGGCGAAAGCTTTGAATGACGTTCGTCGCCGTGCAGGACATACCAAGGATATTCCGCTCACCATTGATAACGTGATACGTGAAAGAAGGGTAGAGCTTGCTTTCGAGAACAAGCGGTTCTGGGATCTGATCAGAAGACGCGAATACCATACCCTGTTCAATAACACCGTCCGCCATGCACTGGTACCGGTTTTGGATCTGAGGGTTTCGCCGGCTAAATACATTTTCATCCGCCAGGCCATTCAGCGTATGAACCCGGCAACTTTTGATTACCGGCAATATTATCGGTACGTGCCCGGAATAGGAGCAAACGGCCTGGTTCAAAATCCTCAGTATTAA
- a CDS encoding SusC/RagA family TonB-linked outer membrane protein, with protein sequence MENQILQTNSVKPFVKILLQMILAATFFSQALAQNQPTGSEEIIVSGTVNDEKDQPVPGASVVLKGSVRGTATDSEGKFSFSIPKSGSVLVVSFLGYKRQEIEVGNKTSFQIRLEQSTDELQEVVVVGYGTQRKQTLTGAISNIVSEAIKTTTHTSLAQSLQGKVPGVQIRQNSGEPGSFSTSINIRGFGEPLYVVDGVARDGGYEFQKINPDDIESISVLKDASAAIFGIRAGNGVVIVTTKKGKKGKPKFSYNAVYGRQSPTDVPRMTNALQWAEMRNDAARNLGENPVYTSEEIEKFRTGAPGYESTDWYKQVLNKSASQTQHFLSASGGEGAVTYFTSFGYQNENGLLKSNDMGYKKYTFRANVGIDLTKNLKADLILSGLFDKRLQPGDNFFNIYKGTRIALPTERPFANNNPKYPSLLSGGYNPVALADGNLTGYNEEVNKFFQSTFALMYSVPFVPGLKVKGLVAYDSNNYRGKSVSKSYNLYTYDAATDKYTAHQQRNPSRIGNNFSDNNRVTFQGQLLYNTVIAKNHNLGATLVYEQQESKNRWAGLGREYAFFTNDQIDQAGLNNQTTNGSESEYASQSYVGRLNYDFKEKYLLEVAARYDGSYRYHPDRRWGLFPVVSAGWRVTEEDFMKSIPFISTLKLRGSYGLVGADAGAPFQYVPGFSLVGGGGYEFTNGNYTTGAASPAIVNEKLTWFKSVIQDVGIDVGLWDNKIDLTFDIYQRDRKGLLARRNVSLPNTFGGTLPDENLNSDRVRGIEFSAGYNGQIRDFKYGISGNFNFARTMNRYVERGDFLSSMDRWRGGAANRWNDVVWAYQLEGQFQNKDEVIYAPIQNGDLGNTRELPGDFKYKDVDGNGVIDGNDAMPLFFGGDPKMYYGVTLNASYKGFDFTALFQGSGKYSVRFREVYAEVFAFRGNTPEYFYDRWHLSEDNQWIPGAWPASRFNYNVGAMYAESSAWRKDASYLRFKSAQLGYTVKLGWLSKIGIENVRIYGNAHNIFTWADPFVKPFDPEKIEGLFGAGLTYPVTRSYNFGINVTF encoded by the coding sequence ATGGAAAATCAAATTTTACAGACAAACAGTGTCAAGCCTTTTGTGAAAATCTTGCTGCAAATGATTCTGGCCGCAACATTTTTCTCTCAGGCTTTGGCACAAAATCAACCGACCGGCTCCGAAGAAATAATAGTTTCCGGTACAGTAAATGACGAAAAAGACCAGCCTGTACCTGGTGCAAGTGTGGTACTGAAAGGATCAGTGAGGGGAACTGCCACCGATTCGGAGGGCAAGTTTTCGTTTAGCATTCCCAAATCAGGTTCCGTGCTGGTCGTCAGTTTCCTTGGTTACAAAAGACAGGAAATTGAAGTTGGAAACAAGACCTCTTTTCAGATCAGACTGGAACAGAGTACTGATGAGCTCCAGGAAGTTGTTGTGGTAGGATATGGCACGCAACGGAAACAAACGTTGACTGGGGCGATTTCAAACATCGTTTCTGAGGCAATTAAAACTACCACGCACACCAGTCTGGCCCAAAGTCTACAGGGGAAAGTACCAGGGGTGCAGATTCGCCAGAACTCCGGCGAACCGGGCTCGTTCAGCACAAGTATTAACATTCGCGGATTTGGAGAACCCTTGTATGTAGTTGACGGTGTTGCGCGTGATGGCGGTTATGAATTCCAGAAAATAAACCCTGATGATATCGAAAGTATTTCAGTATTGAAAGATGCTTCCGCGGCCATTTTTGGTATCAGGGCAGGAAACGGTGTTGTGATCGTGACTACCAAAAAGGGGAAAAAGGGAAAGCCGAAATTCAGTTACAACGCCGTTTATGGCCGCCAAAGCCCAACCGATGTCCCCCGTATGACCAATGCTTTGCAATGGGCGGAAATGCGGAACGATGCAGCCAGAAACCTGGGTGAAAATCCGGTTTACACCAGCGAGGAGATAGAAAAGTTCAGAACGGGAGCGCCAGGGTATGAAAGTACCGACTGGTATAAGCAGGTCCTGAACAAATCGGCTTCACAGACCCAGCATTTTTTGTCGGCATCAGGGGGAGAAGGTGCCGTAACCTATTTTACAAGTTTCGGCTATCAGAATGAAAACGGACTTTTGAAAAGTAACGACATGGGTTACAAGAAATATACTTTCCGCGCCAACGTGGGTATCGATCTTACCAAAAATCTGAAGGCTGATCTGATTTTGTCAGGCCTCTTTGACAAGAGACTGCAGCCGGGAGACAACTTTTTTAATATTTACAAAGGTACCCGCATTGCCTTGCCAACCGAGAGACCTTTTGCAAATAATAATCCTAAATATCCGTCATTACTAAGCGGAGGTTATAACCCGGTTGCATTGGCGGATGGGAATCTGACAGGTTATAATGAAGAAGTGAACAAATTCTTTCAGTCAACTTTTGCGCTGATGTATTCGGTGCCTTTCGTTCCCGGGCTTAAAGTAAAAGGGTTAGTCGCTTATGACAGCAATAATTACCGGGGGAAGTCAGTTTCCAAAAGTTATAATTTGTATACCTATGACGCCGCGACGGATAAATATACAGCCCATCAGCAACGAAACCCATCACGGATCGGGAATAATTTTTCGGATAATAACCGGGTTACTTTCCAGGGGCAGTTGTTATACAATACCGTTATTGCAAAAAATCATAACCTGGGAGCAACCCTGGTATATGAACAGCAGGAATCTAAAAACCGCTGGGCAGGCCTGGGCAGAGAGTATGCATTTTTTACCAACGATCAAATTGATCAGGCAGGGCTGAACAATCAGACTACAAATGGTTCGGAAAGTGAGTATGCGAGCCAATCTTACGTTGGCCGTTTGAATTACGACTTTAAAGAAAAGTATCTGCTTGAAGTTGCTGCCCGCTACGACGGATCGTACCGCTATCACCCAGATCGCAGATGGGGTTTATTTCCGGTTGTATCCGCCGGGTGGCGCGTCACAGAGGAGGATTTTATGAAAAGTATTCCCTTTATCTCAACCCTTAAATTGAGAGGCTCGTATGGTCTGGTGGGGGCCGATGCAGGTGCTCCTTTCCAGTATGTTCCCGGATTTTCACTGGTAGGCGGTGGTGGTTATGAATTCACCAACGGCAATTACACGACCGGTGCAGCCTCTCCGGCAATTGTAAATGAAAAACTCACTTGGTTTAAATCCGTTATTCAGGACGTTGGAATTGATGTCGGGCTTTGGGATAACAAGATCGACCTGACTTTTGATATCTATCAGAGAGATCGCAAAGGGTTATTAGCCAGGAGAAATGTATCACTTCCCAATACTTTTGGCGGCACGCTTCCTGATGAAAACCTGAACAGTGACCGGGTACGGGGGATAGAATTTTCTGCCGGTTACAACGGACAGATCCGCGATTTCAAATATGGAATTTCCGGTAACTTCAATTTTGCCCGTACCATGAACCGTTATGTAGAAAGAGGAGATTTCCTGAGCAGTATGGATCGCTGGAGAGGCGGAGCGGCAAACCGCTGGAACGACGTGGTATGGGCATACCAGCTGGAGGGACAGTTCCAAAACAAAGATGAAGTGATTTATGCACCAATCCAGAATGGAGATCTGGGCAATACGAGAGAGCTTCCCGGTGATTTCAAATACAAAGATGTTGACGGCAACGGCGTGATTGACGGCAACGATGCTATGCCACTATTCTTTGGCGGGGATCCGAAAATGTATTACGGCGTAACCCTGAATGCTTCTTACAAAGGCTTCGATTTTACAGCCCTGTTCCAGGGATCCGGGAAATATAGTGTCCGTTTCCGTGAAGTTTACGCGGAAGTATTTGCATTCAGAGGAAACACGCCTGAATATTTCTACGACAGATGGCATTTATCGGAAGATAATCAATGGATACCGGGAGCCTGGCCTGCTTCACGTTTCAACTATAATGTTGGGGCGATGTATGCCGAAAGCTCCGCCTGGCGTAAGGATGCCTCGTACCTACGATTTAAAAGTGCGCAATTGGGCTATACTGTCAAACTGGGCTGGCTGTCGAAGATAGGTATTGAAAATGTACGGATTTATGGAAATGCACATAACATTTTCACCTGGGCAGATCCTTTCGTAAAACCGTTCGATCCCGAGAAAATAGAAGGTTTGTTTGGTGCCGGGCTCACTTATCCGGTAACAAGAAGTTACAACTTTGGTATTAACGTCACATTCTAA
- a CDS encoding DUF6691 family protein: MDSICINESRIQHRWYYNLKYLVVGLLFGVLFVKAEVISWFRIQEMFRLQSFHMYGIIGSAVLVGMVSVWLIKQFDIRTISGEKITFTDKKFNKGQIYGGLLFGLGWALTGACPGPLFAQIGIGATVVIITLASAVAGTWVYGRYRDQLPH, from the coding sequence ATGGACTCAATTTGCATCAACGAAAGCAGGATACAGCACAGGTGGTATTACAATCTCAAGTACCTTGTCGTAGGGCTGCTTTTCGGGGTGCTGTTTGTAAAGGCCGAGGTGATCAGCTGGTTTCGAATACAGGAAATGTTCCGGCTTCAGTCATTTCACATGTATGGCATCATAGGTAGTGCAGTGTTAGTGGGGATGGTATCGGTATGGCTAATCAAGCAGTTTGATATCAGGACCATTTCGGGTGAGAAAATTACTTTTACGGATAAAAAATTTAATAAAGGGCAGATCTACGGGGGGCTGCTTTTTGGGCTGGGTTGGGCACTTACCGGCGCATGTCCCGGTCCTTTGTTTGCACAGATTGGCATAGGAGCCACAGTGGTGATCATCACCTTGGCAAGTGCCGTTGCCGGGACGTGGGTTTATGGTAGGTACAGGGATCAGTTGCCACATTAG
- a CDS encoding class I SAM-dependent methyltransferase, producing MNDDFKTHWQEVYAARTADQVSWTEPKPAHSLALIRNTQIPKNSPIIDIGGGDSLLAAYLLEEGYSDITVLDISAKAIGRAKKRLGRKSEKISWLVTDMLDFKPERDYSIWHDRAAFHFLTTSEQKEKYRTIVENAMVNGHLILGTFSLTGPEKCSGLPVCRYDAEALAKVFKGSFQMKAHFYADHITPFQTIQNFLFSNFIRINKS from the coding sequence ATGAATGATGATTTTAAAACACACTGGCAAGAGGTGTACGCAGCCAGGACGGCGGATCAGGTAAGCTGGACGGAACCGAAGCCAGCGCATTCACTGGCGCTGATCCGGAACACGCAGATTCCCAAAAATAGCCCGATTATAGATATCGGGGGAGGGGACAGCCTGCTGGCAGCTTACTTACTTGAAGAAGGGTATTCGGATATTACGGTTTTGGATATTTCAGCAAAAGCAATCGGAAGAGCTAAAAAGAGGCTGGGGCGGAAATCTGAAAAAATTAGCTGGCTGGTGACCGATATGCTTGATTTCAAGCCCGAAAGGGACTATTCCATCTGGCATGATCGGGCTGCTTTTCATTTTTTGACGACATCGGAGCAAAAGGAGAAATATCGGACCATTGTTGAAAATGCAATGGTAAACGGCCACCTGATTCTGGGAACGTTTTCGCTGACTGGCCCCGAGAAGTGCAGCGGATTGCCCGTGTGCCGATATGATGCAGAGGCACTTGCGAAAGTTTTCAAAGGATCGTTTCAGATGAAGGCGCATTTTTACGCCGATCATATCACCCCTTTTCAAACCATTCAAAATTTCCTTTTTTCGAATTTTATCAGAATAAACAAATCATAA
- a CDS encoding YeeE/YedE family protein produces the protein MMEVIKQPWPWYVAGPLIGLTVPALLILGNKSFGISSSLRHVCAMCLPGEIPFFKYNWKKELWNLFFVSGIFFGGVMAVIFLSNPAPMQLNPYLVKELSVYGISDFSSLVPVELVSWDKLLTVPGFIMMVGGGFLVGFGARYAGGCTSGHAIMGLSTLQWPSLVATICFMIGGFVMANWILPLILML, from the coding sequence ATGATGGAAGTAATAAAACAGCCCTGGCCATGGTACGTGGCCGGGCCGCTGATTGGGCTTACAGTGCCTGCCCTGTTGATATTGGGCAACAAATCATTTGGGATTTCATCATCGCTCAGGCACGTCTGTGCGATGTGCCTCCCTGGGGAAATTCCGTTTTTTAAATACAACTGGAAAAAAGAATTGTGGAACCTGTTTTTTGTATCAGGTATCTTTTTCGGAGGTGTGATGGCCGTGATCTTCCTGTCCAATCCGGCGCCCATGCAGCTGAATCCGTACCTGGTGAAAGAGCTCAGCGTATATGGTATTTCGGATTTTTCATCGCTGGTGCCGGTTGAACTGGTTAGTTGGGACAAGCTTCTGACCGTTCCGGGATTTATCATGATGGTGGGAGGCGGATTTCTGGTAGGTTTTGGCGCGCGTTATGCAGGCGGATGCACCAGCGGGCATGCCATCATGGGGCTTTCTACCTTACAATGGCCTTCGTTGGTGGCGACAATCTGTTTTATGATCGGCGGATTTGTCATGGCAAACTGGATTTTACCTTTGATACTCATGCTTTAG
- a CDS encoding rhodanese-like domain-containing protein translates to MGIISALFGSDKTDFKSLVDQGARIVDVRSPQEFASGHVEGSINIPLDAINAKVASLQKDGKPVITCCRSGTRSAMAAGILRNAGVTVYNGGAWENLRRKIQ, encoded by the coding sequence ATGGGAATTATATCAGCATTATTTGGAAGTGATAAAACCGATTTTAAAAGCCTGGTGGACCAGGGAGCGCGCATTGTGGATGTGCGAAGCCCACAGGAATTCGCATCCGGGCATGTCGAAGGCAGTATCAATATTCCGCTGGATGCAATCAATGCCAAAGTGGCATCGCTCCAAAAAGATGGGAAACCAGTGATAACCTGTTGCCGGAGCGGCACACGCAGCGCCATGGCGGCAGGTATCTTAAGAAATGCCGGAGTTACGGTGTATAACGGCGGGGCCTGGGAAAATCTCAGGAGAAAAATTCAATAA
- a CDS encoding MBL fold metallo-hydrolase, with product MKLEQIYTGCLAQGAYYIESNGEAVVIDPLREVEPYINRAAKDGATIKYVLETHFHADFVSGHIDLAEKTGAQIVFGPTAKPGFDALVAEDGQVLQVGGVTIKVLHTPGHTMESSCYLLTDENGKEVAIFTGDTLFIGDVGRPDLAQKVSAELTQQKLAEHLFDSLRDKIMPLANDIIVYPAHGAGSACGKNMSKETTDTLGNQKMFNYALRADMTKEEFVKEVTDGLMPPPAYFPENVMMNIRGYESIDTVVERGTHALGAAAFEAAANETDAVMLDTRDAAVFAKGFIPNSINIGIDGSFAPWVGTLIPDIKQKILLITDAGREEEVVTRLARVGYDHTIGFLKGGMETWLKAGKEIDRIESVSVDQMSGLLEENPGMVVLDVRKASEFASEHVIGAENVPLDYLNDNLAKIDKNKTYLVHCAGGYRSMIFNSILKARGYDNLIDVQGGFKSIKASGKFEVSNYVCPSTLL from the coding sequence ATGAAACTAGAACAAATCTATACCGGCTGCCTTGCCCAGGGCGCGTATTATATCGAGAGTAACGGAGAGGCGGTTGTCATTGACCCGCTTCGTGAAGTTGAACCTTACATCAATCGCGCTGCAAAAGACGGCGCTACCATCAAGTATGTGCTCGAAACGCACTTTCACGCTGATTTTGTGTCAGGGCATATTGACCTTGCTGAAAAAACCGGAGCTCAGATCGTATTCGGACCGACCGCCAAACCTGGTTTCGATGCGCTTGTAGCCGAAGATGGTCAGGTGCTTCAGGTGGGTGGGGTAACCATTAAGGTACTGCATACACCAGGACATACCATGGAAAGCAGTTGTTATCTGTTAACGGATGAGAACGGAAAGGAGGTAGCCATTTTTACCGGAGACACATTGTTCATAGGGGATGTCGGCCGTCCTGACCTTGCCCAGAAGGTGTCAGCCGAGCTGACACAACAAAAACTGGCCGAACATCTTTTTGACTCCTTGCGTGACAAAATTATGCCGCTGGCGAATGACATTATTGTATATCCTGCTCATGGTGCCGGAAGTGCCTGCGGCAAAAATATGAGTAAGGAAACGACTGATACTTTGGGAAACCAGAAGATGTTCAACTATGCACTGCGGGCCGACATGACCAAGGAGGAATTTGTAAAGGAGGTAACCGATGGCCTGATGCCGCCACCGGCTTATTTTCCGGAAAATGTGATGATGAATATCAGGGGATACGAAAGTATTGACACGGTAGTGGAACGGGGTACGCACGCATTGGGCGCAGCGGCTTTCGAAGCCGCGGCCAATGAAACTGACGCGGTGATGCTGGACACCCGGGATGCGGCTGTTTTTGCAAAAGGATTTATTCCCAATTCTATTAACATCGGAATCGACGGAAGTTTTGCGCCCTGGGTGGGAACACTTATCCCGGACATCAAACAGAAGATTCTGCTGATCACCGACGCGGGAAGGGAAGAGGAAGTGGTGACCCGACTGGCCCGTGTGGGCTATGACCATACGATTGGGTTTTTGAAGGGTGGAATGGAAACCTGGCTGAAAGCCGGAAAAGAGATTGATCGGATCGAATCGGTGAGCGTGGATCAAATGAGCGGGTTATTGGAGGAGAACCCGGGCATGGTGGTACTGGATGTACGCAAAGCCAGTGAGTTTGCTTCCGAGCATGTGATCGGTGCAGAAAACGTACCGCTCGACTACCTCAATGATAATCTGGCAAAAATTGATAAAAACAAAACCTACCTGGTGCATTGTGCGGGCGGATACCGGTCCATGATTTTCAACTCCATCCTGAAAGCAAGGGGCTACGATAACCTGATTGATGTGCAGGGCGGTTTTAAGTCGATTAAAGCGTCAGGAAAGTTTGAAGTGAGTAATTACGTATGTCCAAGTACACTTTTGTAA
- a CDS encoding sulfite exporter TauE/SafE family protein produces the protein MEIIAYIASVFIGISLGLIGGGGSILTVPVLVYMFGISPIVSTSYSLFIVGSTSLVGAYGNYRKGTVNIKTALLFGSTSITTVFLTRKFLIPLIPKDLFKIGGFHITEPVLTMFLFAVLMVAASVGMIRSKERKPGCLECDLKGNMIRMLLSGVGIGLTTGILGAGGGFLLIPTLVLVLGMPMKEAVGTSLLIIALNSLIGFAGDLGHFVIDWVFLLKITAIAMTGILIGGMMARKVDAAALKKAFGWFVLVMGAFIIAKELMVAVG, from the coding sequence ATGGAAATCATAGCATACATAGCCTCGGTTTTTATCGGTATCTCGCTCGGCCTGATTGGTGGCGGCGGGTCCATACTCACCGTTCCTGTGCTGGTCTATATGTTCGGGATCAGCCCAATAGTATCAACATCTTATTCTCTTTTCATCGTGGGTTCAACCAGTCTGGTGGGGGCCTATGGTAATTACCGGAAAGGTACGGTGAATATCAAGACAGCACTTCTGTTTGGGAGTACATCCATTACAACCGTTTTCCTGACCCGCAAATTTCTGATTCCGTTGATACCTAAGGATCTTTTCAAAATCGGAGGTTTCCATATCACCGAGCCTGTTCTGACGATGTTCCTTTTCGCAGTGTTAATGGTGGCGGCATCTGTGGGCATGATCAGAAGCAAGGAAAGAAAGCCAGGTTGCCTTGAATGTGATCTGAAGGGAAACATGATCAGAATGTTACTGAGCGGAGTCGGCATCGGTCTGACGACGGGCATCCTCGGAGCCGGCGGAGGTTTTCTTTTGATTCCCACCCTGGTTCTTGTTCTGGGCATGCCCATGAAAGAAGCAGTAGGAACTTCCCTGCTGATTATCGCACTGAACTCCCTGATCGGTTTCGCGGGCGATTTGGGGCATTTCGTGATCGACTGGGTTTTTCTGCTGAAAATTACAGCGATTGCCATGACAGGCATCCTGATAGGAGGTATGATGGCCAGGAAGGTGGATGCTGCAGCATTGAAAAAAGCATTTGGCTGGTTTGTGCTGGTTATGGGCGCTTTTATCATTGCAAAGGAACTGATGGTGGCAGTAGGTTAA
- a CDS encoding Crp/Fnr family transcriptional regulator translates to MMESISYYLDRVFPDFEPELKQRLTKDCILKTIPADEVIMRTGQYIKHTLLIGSGRVKLYRQGDDGEEAFIYYLEPGNACALSMICNTKQEASEIMAKTVEDTVAIMIPIQMMDELMQQYKTWYYFVIANYRARFEELLVVFDNVVFRGMDERLEFYLKKQFENSRNQILSITHQEIANDLNTSREVISRLLKKMEQDKKIRLLRNNIEWLSSGKPG, encoded by the coding sequence ATGATGGAAAGTATTTCGTATTACCTGGACAGGGTCTTCCCCGATTTTGAACCCGAACTGAAACAACGTTTGACAAAGGATTGTATTCTGAAAACCATACCGGCCGACGAAGTCATCATGCGTACCGGACAGTATATCAAGCATACCTTGCTCATCGGAAGTGGCAGGGTAAAACTTTACCGGCAAGGTGATGACGGTGAAGAGGCGTTCATTTATTACCTGGAACCGGGCAATGCCTGTGCGCTTTCCATGATCTGCAATACAAAACAGGAAGCCAGCGAAATTATGGCCAAAACGGTGGAAGATACGGTAGCGATCATGATACCTATCCAGATGATGGACGAACTGATGCAGCAATATAAAACCTGGTATTATTTTGTGATCGCCAACTACCGCGCCCGCTTCGAGGAACTGCTGGTCGTTTTTGACAACGTGGTTTTCAGAGGTATGGACGAAAGACTCGAATTTTACCTGAAAAAACAGTTTGAAAATAGCAGGAATCAGATTCTGTCCATCACCCATCAGGAAATTGCCAATGACCTGAACACATCACGCGAAGTGATATCCAGATTGTTGAAAAAAATGGAACAGGATAAAAAAATCAGACTGCTGAGGAACAATATTGAATGGCTTTCATCAGGAAAACCGGGATAA